GGTTGAGCACCCGGTTGAGCTCGGCGAGCAGGGTGCGGGTCCAGGTGGCTCGCTCCGGCACGTCCATGCCGAGCATCCGTTCGACGGTGAGCGCGACCCCGATCTCGTTGCTGAACGCCGACAGCCAGTCGTGCCGGTTGGCCAGCACCATGATCTGCCGGTAGTCGCGCACCTCGAACAGCTTCTCCGCGCCGCGGTGCATGTAACCGATGATCGGCTCGGCGTGCTTGATGAGCTCACCGTCGAGCGTCAGTCGCAGCCGTAGAACGCCGTGGGTCGCCGGGTGCTGCGGGCCGATGTTCAGCACCATGTCGGTGGTGGTGAAACCGCTTGCGCCGACGGTCGCCGTCACCGATCCGGACGGCGAGGAGGCGGGGCGTCCCGCGTCGGCAGCGGGGGTGGCGGCAGGCATGGGAGTCAGTCCATCGCAGCGTGAGCTCGATCGCAAGCCGCCTCGCGGGGGCCGGCTCCGCGCGCTGCGGAAGGTAGCTTGGGGCAGGTGAACGATCAAATGGGGGATCAGCAGCCGCGCTCACCGCAGGACCGTTACTACGAGCGGTACCTGCAGGACACCGACCCGACCTTGCGCGGCTCGGGCGGCGGCAGGGGTCGCCGTAACGCTCTGATCGCCGGTGGGGTGGCGGCCGTCCTGCTCGTCGGCGGTGGGGGCGTCTTCCTCGCCACCCGCGGCGGCGGCACGGTCGACGACGTCGGTGCGGCGAGCACGACCTCGGCCGCCAATCCGTCGACGTCCGCCGGGTCGCAGGGACCGTCCTCGACCACCACGTCGTCGAGCACGTCCTCGTCCAGCTCGAGCAGCTCGAGTTCGGTCGATCCGCAGGCCACCCGCGCCGCCGTGTACGGCCCGGCGGTGAAGCCGGGCTGGCGGATCGTGGAGGGGAAGAAGGACACCAGCAAGGCGGCGTACGACATCCCGGCGGACGAGAAGAAGTGGTCGCCGCCGTCTCGCTCGGACACCCTCCTCGGCTGGACGCGCGAGAACAAGGAGGACAAGAGCGTGCTCACCAGCGCGCCGAGCACGTACCTCAAGGGCTCCTGTGCGACCTACAAGTCGGGCAACGCCGGCTTCGTCGGGTTCGTCAACATCGGCTCGCGAGACCCCTCGGAGGTCGCCCCCGATGTCGTCGAGCGCACCTCGAAGTTGATCCGCTACAACAAGACGACCAAGCAGTACGCGAAGGCGAGTGCGATCCGCACCCGCCAGATCACCGTCAACGGCGGCAAGACACCTGCCATCGAGTCGTTGATGACCTTCGAGAAGGGTGACGTCGACGCGAAGCAGTGCGACGGCAAGAACTACGAGGCGCGCACGATCGCGTTCTCCGGCAACGGCGTCTCGACGATGCTGCTGATCTTCCGCGACATGGACCACCCGGACAAGATGCCCGACCAGGACATCCTCGACGTCATCAACTCGCTGCGTCCGATGAAGTGACCGGGGCGACCCGGTCGAACGACCACCGGAAGTCGCCCAATCCGCCCGGGGCGGTCAGCGCCGTCCAGGCTGCCCGGGCGCGCAACGCCGCCACATAGCCGGACGGGTCGGTGCCGGCGCGCGCGTGATCGGGGCGTGCCGGTCGGTCGAGGAACTCGTCCGCGACCTCGTGCTGGCGCAGCAACCGGTCGGCACCGAGGCAGTCCATCGCGACGTGCGCGGTGAGGTCGGTCGATCCGTCGAAGCGGGGCGCGCAGACCGCGCCCGCTCGGTAACCGACGAAGGTGCCGCCCTCGGGTCGGTCGTCGGCGGTGTGGGTGTAGTCGACGCAGACCAGCAGTCCGTCGCTCAACCTCGACCGCAGGTCGCGGTAGGCCGCGTCGCGTCGCAACCCGATCTCGACGACCTCGCCGTCCGGCCAGTGCGCGCGGCGCCACGTGTCCTGAGCGTCGTCCAACGGCCGGTCGGGCACCAGGTCACCGTCACCGTCGACAGCGAGCAACCGGAACCCGGCGTCGGTGTGCACCGCGATGTCGCAGGGGACGACGTCGAGCCACTCGTGGGCGAACACGAGGGCGCCGCGCAGGTCGGTCAGTTGCTCCGGCAGGCGTTCCGCGCCGGGTGACACCAGCCAGTCGATCCCGGGCGCGAGCGAGGAAGGTCGGGGCACCACGTCGACCCCGAGCAGTCGAAGGTGTGGCGCTCGCTCACGCAGGAGGTTCAGGAGTTCGCCTCTGCCACAACCGATCTCGATGATCTGCTCGAGGTGATGGGCGGCCGCGACAGCCGCGACGAGATCGGCCAGCAGTTCGTCGACCCCGGGGAGTCCTTGGGCCGAGGTGACGAAATGGCCGGCCGGCCCAGCCGCTTGCCGGTAGAACCCGGACGGCCCGTAGAGCGCCTGCGCCCACGCGCCGGGCAGGTCGCGCAGCGGGGCGTCGGTGGTCGGCATCTGCGCAGCGTACGAGGTGGCCGGTAACGTCGTGCGGGTGATGCACCAGCCGCCCGCCCTGCGTATCGGAATCGTCGGCATCGGCCGGGTCGGTG
This genomic stretch from Calidifontibacter indicus harbors:
- a CDS encoding SAM-dependent methyltransferase, whose protein sequence is MPTTDAPLRDLPGAWAQALYGPSGFYRQAAGPAGHFVTSAQGLPGVDELLADLVAAVAAAHHLEQIIEIGCGRGELLNLLRERAPHLRLLGVDVVPRPSSLAPGIDWLVSPGAERLPEQLTDLRGALVFAHEWLDVVPCDIAVHTDAGFRLLAVDGDGDLVPDRPLDDAQDTWRRAHWPDGEVVEIGLRRDAAYRDLRSRLSDGLLVCVDYTHTADDRPEGGTFVGYRAGAVCAPRFDGSTDLTAHVAMDCLGADRLLRQHEVADEFLDRPARPDHARAGTDPSGYVAALRARAAWTALTAPGGLGDFRWSFDRVAPVTSSDAAS